In Stieleria varia, one genomic interval encodes:
- a CDS encoding vWA domain-containing protein produces the protein MTDKPEVFDITPLLWCTLAVIGWVGMACCQRFVLPYSIRRLAYGPRLCIAFAFWFFALEAFSQWTETASHWPHWLIALSAAIASEAVLFCYQSEVPGGTSSRRVSPIPTLLPLLRVAMIGLLAGLLLEPVLTHEEEHEEEHSVAIMVDVSDSMNLSSKSKAEPGDSRSQAAHRLLVGDSTKANGLLERLARDYDVRLYEMGASAREVDRAQFLTKTSAELLHQSGDSRWTETTDFADALRQVRGDIPAAKLSGVLMISDGRDHSSTDLQRQCRPLGGRGIPVNSIVIGSQEPPRDAQITSVQAPSQIYHGDSVSLTASLKADRFQGETATVRLFDGDAMIEEKLIPISSEHHRDSVTFQHQPKEPGIHEYRVELAELPNEESAANNQFLKPVWVSQDRIRVLLIDERPRWEFRYLRNLFAGRDQTVFLQAVLLQADRLAGVPAPPTMRASAQRAFDDCEANALPIDESEWFKFDVIILGDVSPRGLGDKGIQALERFVKDRGGALVVVAGPNQMPHAYRNTPLADVLPVLMNRPAVATARSPDPSFHFSPTQEGVAHAALQRWATAAEPSFPELTWRHPDCEAKAGARVLAYASRNRETPNDAQLDVNEQRRRALMLWHRFGTGKVMQLNFDETWRLRYGIGDRLHHEFWGQIIRWSVTDRLSAGTDLVRLGTDRTLYKSGEVISVQARLLNADRSPVLDAPVQTKIVFENEVTRTIDLIPDPKNLGMLHGEIRDLTEPGKYKIELSGDVVDKLLALEATGTQTVGLAIGVEATAENLERLDVVADDTVPKQIADWTGGTVADLANVDTVLSNLGPKSTFARERWTVTLWNRWPVIGLFLGGLSLEWILRKRTGRI, from the coding sequence ATGACAGACAAGCCGGAAGTATTTGACATCACGCCACTGCTGTGGTGCACTCTCGCAGTCATCGGCTGGGTTGGTATGGCCTGTTGCCAACGATTCGTTCTGCCCTATTCGATTCGTCGACTCGCGTATGGACCGCGGCTCTGTATCGCGTTTGCGTTTTGGTTCTTCGCGCTGGAAGCATTCAGTCAATGGACTGAGACGGCCAGCCATTGGCCCCACTGGCTGATTGCACTGTCGGCCGCGATTGCCTCGGAGGCCGTATTGTTCTGCTATCAGTCGGAAGTGCCCGGCGGAACGTCATCGCGGAGAGTGAGTCCTATTCCGACACTACTTCCACTGCTGCGGGTGGCCATGATCGGGTTGTTGGCCGGTCTGTTGTTGGAGCCTGTCCTGACTCACGAAGAAGAACACGAGGAAGAACACTCCGTGGCCATCATGGTCGATGTGTCCGACTCGATGAACCTTTCCTCAAAGTCAAAGGCTGAACCGGGGGATTCACGCAGTCAGGCAGCCCATCGGTTACTCGTCGGGGATTCAACGAAAGCCAACGGACTGCTTGAACGCCTCGCACGCGATTACGACGTCAGGCTGTACGAGATGGGGGCTTCTGCCAGGGAAGTCGATAGAGCTCAGTTTCTTACTAAAACAAGCGCTGAGCTGCTCCACCAATCCGGCGATTCACGCTGGACGGAAACGACCGACTTCGCGGACGCGTTGCGACAGGTACGCGGCGACATTCCGGCGGCGAAGCTTTCCGGGGTCCTGATGATCAGTGACGGTAGGGACCACTCAAGCACGGACCTGCAGCGCCAGTGTCGGCCGCTGGGTGGCCGTGGGATTCCAGTGAACTCGATTGTGATTGGAAGCCAAGAGCCCCCGCGAGACGCCCAGATTACAAGCGTTCAAGCGCCATCGCAGATTTATCACGGCGACAGTGTTTCGCTGACTGCGTCGCTGAAGGCAGACCGATTCCAGGGGGAAACTGCAACCGTTCGATTGTTCGATGGCGACGCAATGATTGAGGAAAAGTTGATTCCAATCTCGAGCGAGCATCATCGTGATTCGGTGACGTTTCAACATCAGCCGAAGGAGCCAGGAATTCACGAGTACCGTGTCGAACTCGCTGAGCTTCCCAATGAAGAATCCGCTGCGAACAACCAATTCCTGAAGCCGGTCTGGGTATCGCAGGATCGAATCCGTGTGTTGTTGATTGATGAACGTCCGCGTTGGGAGTTCCGATACCTGCGGAATCTCTTCGCCGGGCGCGATCAGACCGTCTTTCTGCAGGCCGTGTTGTTGCAGGCAGATCGTCTTGCCGGAGTGCCTGCTCCGCCCACCATGCGGGCGTCGGCCCAACGAGCATTCGACGATTGCGAAGCCAATGCACTTCCGATCGATGAATCAGAATGGTTCAAGTTTGACGTCATCATTCTGGGCGATGTTTCTCCGCGGGGACTTGGCGACAAGGGCATCCAAGCGTTGGAACGTTTCGTAAAAGATCGCGGCGGGGCGTTGGTCGTCGTCGCCGGGCCCAATCAAATGCCTCACGCCTATCGAAACACACCATTGGCAGACGTACTGCCTGTGTTGATGAATCGTCCCGCCGTCGCAACCGCTCGCAGCCCCGACCCGAGTTTTCATTTTTCGCCGACTCAGGAAGGAGTCGCCCACGCGGCGCTGCAGCGATGGGCGACAGCGGCCGAGCCATCGTTTCCGGAATTGACCTGGAGACATCCGGACTGTGAAGCGAAAGCAGGAGCCCGAGTCTTGGCCTATGCGTCACGTAATCGTGAAACCCCAAATGACGCCCAATTGGATGTGAATGAGCAACGGCGGCGGGCGCTGATGTTATGGCATCGGTTTGGAACAGGCAAAGTCATGCAACTGAATTTCGACGAGACCTGGCGGTTGCGTTATGGCATTGGTGATCGACTTCACCATGAATTCTGGGGGCAAATCATTCGCTGGTCCGTTACGGATCGGCTGTCTGCAGGGACCGATCTGGTGCGGCTGGGGACCGATCGAACGCTGTACAAGAGCGGCGAAGTGATTTCGGTCCAAGCCCGACTTCTCAACGCAGATCGCAGCCCGGTGCTAGATGCACCTGTGCAGACAAAGATTGTTTTTGAAAACGAAGTCACTCGGACCATTGATCTGATTCCCGATCCGAAAAACCTAGGGATGTTGCACGGTGAAATTCGCGATCTTACGGAGCCAGGGAAGTACAAAATCGAATTGTCCGGAGATGTCGTCGACAAGCTGTTGGCGCTTGAAGCGACGGGAACGCAAACGGTGGGGTTGGCGATTGGAGTCGAAGCCACGGCTGAAAATCTTGAGCGACTTGACGTCGTGGCCGATGACACCGTCCCGAAGCAAATCGCGGATTGGACAGGGGGGACGGTGGCCGACTTGGCCAACGTCGACACCGTGCTCTCAAATTTGGGACCGAAGTCGACATTCGCACGAGAACGCTGGACGGTGACACTCTGGAATCGGTGGCCGGTCATCGGTTTGTTTCTTGGCGGACTTAGTTTGGAGTGGATACTCCGCAAACGGACGGGGCGAATCTGA